The following are encoded together in the Lepidochelys kempii isolate rLepKem1 chromosome 7, rLepKem1.hap2, whole genome shotgun sequence genome:
- the TMEM26 gene encoding transmembrane protein 26, with amino-acid sequence MELLVLLNALVTRLLFVLHSLIGVWRVTEVKKEPKFWLLALLNLLLCLETGLTLKFKQGKGYKWFSPAIFLYLISTVPSLWLLETHRETQFCNNETEQTWENIGNREDFNQLKESTPKNEGADHHIIESARVFVSQLSTVCETVWTLGLHQTFLLLLIIGRWLLPIGGEITRDQLSQLLLMFVGTAADILEFTSETLEVENVRHNHALVYAILCVWTWSMLQFPLDLAVQHIGCKLSVSSTRVPTLLLCRHSADLWNIGISLFIQDGPFLVLRLILMSYFKVINQMLVFFTAKNILVVMLQLYRLIVLSLDFRASLQYPPSSRIGGVSCCPCEPNDTTLPPSNSDTDMRECTAIPLEDSPVPSEYQ; translated from the exons atggagctgctggtgctgctcaATGCCCTGGTTACAAGGCTGCTCTTTGTTCTACACTCTCTGATCGGGGTTTGGAGGGTGACTGAAGTGAAGAAGGAACCCAAGTTCTGGCTGCTGGCATTGCTCAACCTCCTCCTGTGCCTGGAAACTGGGCTCACCCTCAAGTTTAAGCAAGGCAAAGGCTACAAATG GTTTTCtccagcaatatttttatatctgattagCACAGTACCATCATTATGGCTACTGGAAACTCATCGTGAAACTCAG TTTTGCAATAATGAAACTGAACAAACATGGGAGAATATCGGCAACAGAGAAGACTTCAATCAATTAAAAGAGAGCACTCCCAAAAATGAGGGAGCAGATCATCACATAATTGAGTCG GCTAGAGTTTTTGTCTCCCAGCTCTCCACAgtgtgcgaaactgtatggacgCTAGGACTCCACCAGACTTttctactactactaataataggGAGATGGCTTCTTCCCATTGGCGGTGAAATCACCCGTGATCAGTTGTCCCAGCTGCTGCTTATGTTTGTGGGAACTGCAGCAGACATACTTGAATTCACTAGCGAGACTTTGGAAGTAGAAAATGTAAG gcaTAACCATGCTCTTGTTTATGCAATTCTTTGTGTATGGACTTGGAGTATGTTGCAGTTTCCACTTGATCTTGCAG TGCAACATATTGGCTGTAAACTATCTGTGTCATCTACGAGAGTCCCCACTTTACTGCTGTGCAGACACAGTGCAGACCTGTGGAACATTGGAATCAGCCTCTTCATACAAGATGGCCCTTTCCTCGTTTTACGTTTGATACTGATGAGCTATTTTAAAGTAATCAATCAGATGCTGGTGTTTTTCACAGCTAAGAATATCTTAGTTGTGATGTTACAACTGTACCGTCTAATAGTGCTATCGTTAGACTTCCGTGCTTCTCTGCAGTATCCACCAAGCAGCCGGATAGGAGGAGTGAGCTGCTGCCCATGTGAGCCTAATGATACCACTCTCCCACCCAGCAACTCGGATACTGATATGAGAGAATGCACTGCTATTCCTCTGGAGGATTCGCCAGTCCCATCAGAATATCAGTGA